The Musa acuminata AAA Group cultivar baxijiao chromosome BXJ3-6, Cavendish_Baxijiao_AAA, whole genome shotgun sequence region CTCCCCACATACTTTCCTGTAATTTTACTGCAGCTATCAAATAGCCATACAGGATTAAATTATACTCATCACAATGTTTCTGTCCATCATAAAAAGGTGATCAAGTCACAAAGAACAATGTGGCTACTGCAAACTCCAGTGAGATATATGTCTTAGCTGCAGAAGAAAGTTGCAGTGGCCATATCTTGTTCCATATACAAAAACATCCTCGTTTCTTGTTCATGAAATCTTAAAAATCGGCTCTTCAAAATTCATAAAGGAAGAATGTTAACTACTAAGTCTTAAGAGGTTTACATGAACCTCCACAATATGCAATCACtgattgttgttgttgtcgtcATCATTCATGTCCTCGGTAACAAGGTTTCCCCCATCTATAGGTTGGAAAGAGATTAGGCTAGAAGGATTTTGAATGGATAATGAGAAAAATAAAGATGGTAAAATGAAAGCAAATAACCAGGTGTACCTTCATTGTCGCTAGATGCGTAGGATGAGCGACGGGAACGTACTTGCTGCTGAGGTGtaggctatatatatataaaacaacagGATGCAAACTCGATCACAAAGTAACTCTACTTTCGTTTTGACATGATGATGTAATTGCATTAAAAGTATGGCTTATTATCATGTTGCAGATACCAGAATGAATTTTGATGACTAGATTGCCGCTCAACATAAAATTGTCAAAAAGGTCAGTACCTGCAACTTTGGTCGGAGTGCCTCAACTGGTCCTTTGGGCTTCTGAGCATGCCCTCCCTGCTGTAGTTATAAAACCAAGTAGAATTAGAGAAGGCCAgatcaaattttaaattaaacTAGTGTTGTACATATTTAGTCTGATAATATACCTTTCCTAAAGCCCAGTCTGCTGAGTCGAAGTAAGCCCGTTCATGGTCCTAAAAAAGAATTTATCTGAACTGTTGGTTTCCAAGAATGCTTAAGAAAAACTACTTGCAGTGGTTATAAAACGACAGCAAGAAACAGTTCCAACTACGTATATGAACTTGCCTTGGATATGAGTGGTGGTTTTTTGGGTAAGATTCCTCCATACTTTTTCTTAATCGCTTCCTCCTGCAAAAGAGTTTTTCATATGA contains the following coding sequences:
- the LOC135641101 gene encoding uncharacterized protein LOC135641101 isoform X1; translation: MSEMNVDEPVKQDEENAMPSSQQEEEAIKKKYGGILPKKPPLISKDHERAYFDSADWALGKQGGHAQKPKGPVEALRPKLQPTPQQQVRSRRSSYASSDNEDGGNLVTEDMNDDDNNNNQ
- the LOC135641101 gene encoding uncharacterized protein LOC135641101 isoform X2; this encodes MSEMNVDEPVKQDEENAMPSSQQEEEAIKKKYGGILPKKPPLISKDHERAYFDSADWALGKGGHAQKPKGPVEALRPKLQPTPQQQVRSRRSSYASSDNEDGGNLVTEDMNDDDNNNNQ